In Thermus aquaticus, the sequence GTCCTGGACCTCCGCTTCCAGGGGGTGGAGCGGGTCATCGCCAGCTTCCTCCTGGAGTCCAAAGAGGGGCCCATCCTCATAGAGACCGGGCCCGAGAGCGCCTACGCCCGGCTGGTGGCGGCTCTGGAGGAGGCGGGCTATGCCCCCGAGGAGGTGCGCCACGTCTTCGTGACCCACATCCACCTGGACCACGCCGGGGCGGCCTGGCGCCTGGCGGAGGGGGGGGCCACGGTCTACGTCCACCCCAAGGGGGCGCCCCACCTGGTGGACCCCTCCCGGCTCCTGGAGTCGGCCAGGCGCATCTACGGGGAGATGCTTAAGCCCCTTTGGGGGGAGCTTCGGGGGATCCCCGAGGCGCGGGTGCGGGCCTTAGGGGACGGGGAGGTGGTGGAGGTGGGGGGCCTTCGGGTCCAGGCCCTGGAGACCCTGGGCCACGCAAGCCACCACCACGCCTACCTGGTGGAGGGGGTGGTCTTCGCCGGGGACATCGCCGGGGTGCGCATCGCCCCCGGGCCCGTTCTGCCCCCCACGCCGCCCCCGGACATCCACCTGGAAAGCTGGTACGCCTCCATAGATCGCCTCCTGGCCCTGAGGCCCGAGGCCCTCTACCTCACCCACTTCGGGGCCTACGAGGACGTGGAGGCCCACCTCCTGGCCCTGAGGGAGGCCCTCGAGGCCTGGGCGGGCTGGGTCTTAAACCGCCTCAAGGAGGGGCTTTCCCCGGAGGAGATGACCCGGCGCTTTGAGGCCTACGTGAGGGAGGGCCTGGCCAGGGCCGGGTTGGACGAGGCGGGGATGCGCCTCTACGAGCTGGCCGACCCTCCCTTCATGAACCTCCAGGGCCTGGTGCGCTACTGGCAGAAGCACCACCCCGAGGCCTTGGGAGGCTAGATGGGGCCTTTTCCCCTAGGCCGCCCGGCCCGCCTGGCCGTCTTGGCCTCGGGCCGGGGGACCAACCTGGAAGCCCTCATGGAGGCCTTTCCCCCGGGGAACCCCCTAGGGGAGGTGGTCCTGGTGGTCTCGGACAACCCCGAGGCCTTGGCCCTGGAGCGGGCGAAAAGGCGCGGGGTGGAGGCGGTGGCCCTCCCCTGGCGGGGGCGGCGGGCCTTTGAGGGGGAGGCCCTGGACCTCCTGGAGGCGCGGCGGGTGGACCTCGTCCTCCTCGCTGGTTTCATGCGCCTTCTCTCCCCCCGCTTCGTGGAGCCCTGGTACGGCCGCCTCCTCAACATCCACCCCTCCCTCCTCCCCGACTTCCCCGGCCTAAGGGTCCACCAGCGGGTCCTGGAGGCGGGGGAGAAGGAGACGGGCTCCACGGTCCACTTCGTGGACCAGGGCATGGACACCGGGCCCATCCTCCTCCAGGGGCGGGTGCCCGTCCTCCCCGGGGACACCCCCGAGGTCCTGGAGGCCCGGGTCCTCCGCCTGGAGCACCGCCTTTACCCGAGGGCGGTGCGCCTCCTCCTCCTGGGCCTGGCCTTTCCCCCGCCCGAGGGCCTGGAGGGCCTTTTGGGGGAGGAGGCGGCCCGGCTTTTCCAGGGGCTTTCCCCCAAGGAAAGGCCCCTTCACCTCCGCGTCTGGGCCCTCCTTCGCGCCTGGGGCATGGAGGACCTGGCGGGGCCCGCCTTTTTGGGCCGGGCGGGGGCCTGGGGCCGGGGAGCCTTCCTCGCCGCCCACCTCCTGGCCGAGGACCACCCGGCCCTTCGGGCCGAGCTCCTTGAGCTTCCCGAGGAGGTGAGGGAAAAGGCCCTGGCGGCCTTGGCCCTGGTAGAATCCCCTTCATGAAGGTCCTGGTGGTGGGAAGCGGGGGGCGGGAGCACGCCCTTCTCTGGAAGGCGGCGCAAAGCCCTCTGGTGGAGCGCCTTTACGCCGCCCCCGGCAACGCCGGGATGGAGGCTTTGGCGGAGCGCGTCCCCTGGAACGGGGAGGTGGAGGCCCTGGCGGACTGGGCCCTCGAGGCGGGCATAGACCTCACCCTGGTGGGCCCTGAGGCCCCCCTGGTGGAGGGGATCGCCGACGCCTTTTGGGAGCGGGGCCTCAAGGTCTTCGGCCCCACCCAGAAGGCGGCCATGATTGAGGGCTCCAAGGCTTTCGCCAAGAGCCTCATGGAGCGCTACGGCATCCCCACGGCCCGCTACCGAACCTTCCAGGACCCCCTCCTGGCCCTGGAGTACCTGGAGGAGGTGGGGGTGCCCATCGTGGTCAAGGACTCGGGGCTGGCGGCGGGCAAGGGGGTCACCGTGGCCTTTGACCTCCACACCGCCAAGCAGGCCGTGGCCAACATCCTGAACCGGGCCGAGGGGGGCGAGGTGGTGATAGAGGAGTACCTGGAGGGCGAGGAGGCCACGGTCCTGGCCCTCACCGACGGAAAGACCGTCCTCCCCCTCCTCCCCTCCCAGGACCACAAGCGCCTCCTGGACGGGGACCAGGGCCCTATGACCGGGGGGATGGGGGCGGTGGCCCCCTACCCCATGGACGGGGCCACCCTAAGGCGGGTGGAGGAGGAGATCCTCTGGCCCCTCGTCCGGGGGCTGGAGGCCGAGGGGGTGGTCTACCGGGGGGTGATCTACGCCGGCCTCATGCTCACCCGGGAAGGCCCCAAGGTGCTGGAGTTCAACGCCCGCTTCGGCGACCCCGAGGCCCAGGCCGTCTTGCCCCTTCTCCAAAGCGACCTGGTGGAGCTGGCCCTGAAGGTGGCCGAGGGGAGGCTTCAGGGCACCCGGCTTTCCTGGCGGGAGGGGGCCGCCGCCTGCGTGGTCCTGGCCGCCCCCGGCTACCCGGAAAACCCCAGGAAGGGGATCCCCCTCCACCTCCCCGAGCCCCCGGAAGGGGTCTTGGTCTTCCACGCCGGGACCCGGCGGGAAGGGGGCAGGCTCGTGAGCGCCGGGGGGCGGGTCCTAAACGTGGTGGGCCTGGGGAAGGACCTGAAGGAGGCCCTGGAGCGGGCCTACGCCTTCATCCCCCGGGTGGGCTTCCCCGGGGCGGTCTACCGGCGGGACATCGGCCGGAAGGCCCTGGCCCGCTTCAGTACTTGAGCCGGGCCAGGGGGAGCCGTTCGCAGGCCCGGAGCGCCTGGACCAGGGTGCGGAAGCCCCTCTCCTTCAGGAGGGGGATCATGCGGGCGTAGACCTCGGCGGTCATGAGGGCATCCCCTAAGGCGGTGTGCCGGCCCAGGACCGGAACCCCAAAGCGCTCGGCCAGGCGCTCCAGGCGGTGGTCCTTGAGGTCGGGGAAGAGGAGGTGGGCCAGGAGGAGGGTGTCCACCAGGGGGGGCTGGTTTATGCCCACCTTGCGCAGGAAGGCCATGTCAAAGGCCCCGTTGTGGGCCACCAGGACGCTTCCCTCCAAAAAGGCCCGGAAGGCGGGGAGGACCTCCTCCAGCTTGGGCTTGCCCTTCAGCATCTCCCAGGTGAGGCCGTGGACCTCGGTGGAGGCTTTGGGGATGGGGCGGCCCGGGTCCACCAGAGCCTCGTAAACCTCGTGCCGGAGGACCCGGCTTCCCAGAAGGTGGACCGCCCCCAGGGCGATGATGGTGTCCTCCTTGGGGTCCAGCCCCGTGGTCTCCAGGTCAAAGGCGGTGTAGAGGAGGCCCTCCAGGGGGGCCTCCTCGAGGGCCTCGGAGACCTCCAGGAGGCTCAGGTCAAAGACCTCGGCCCTGGGGGGAGGACCAGGGGGGGCGGGCAGGCTCGGGGCCTTCACAGCGGGGAGGAGGAGGATGAGGCGGTGCCCCTCCCGCCACAGGCTTCCGCCTGCCTTTTCCACGGCCTCCTTCAGGAGGGGGTGGGGGTCCGGGGCGGGGTGGGGGAAGAGGAGGCTGAGCCGGAGGAAGCCCTCGAGGGCCCTTCCTTCCAGGAGGACCTCCTCCGCCTCCTTCAGGGTGGCGGCCAGGCCCCGGCCCAGGGCATAGGTGTCCACCCTGAGGAGAAGCCACCTGGCCTCCTCCTCCAGGGCCAGGCCCGGCTGGACCCCGGCCTCCCGCTCCAGGGTCTCCGCCAGGAGGGCCAGGAGGTCTTGGGCCAGGACCTCGGCGGCTTGTGGCGGGGGCTTTAGGGCCTGGACCAGCTGGGCGAGCTCCTGGGCGGCCTCCTGGGCCTTCTCGGCCAGGGGCCGGACCTCCGGGGGAGCCTCCTGGGCCAGGATCTCCGCCAGGGCCTTGAGGCCCGCCAGCTTGTCCTTGAGGCGGTGGAGGGTGGCCTCGTCCAGGCCCTCTTCCCCCTTTTGGGCCTCGAGGATCAGCCCCATCCCCTCCGATAGGGGCACCGCCTGCAGGAGGAGGTTTTTCCCCCTGGCCTGGGTGAGGAAGCGCTCCTTGGGAAGCCTCAGGGCGTGGGCCAAAAGCCCCGGGTCCAGCAGGCCAAAGAGGCTTTTGCCGATTCCCAGGCCCTCCCCCAGGAGCTCCTGGGCCTTGGGGTTGTAGAGGACCACCTGGCCCCGGGGGTTGGCCAGGACCACCCCCTGGGGCAGGTGGGCGATGAGGGCGGAGAGGATGGCCCTTTCCCGCTCCACGAGGGCCTTGGCCTCCTGGACCCTGGCCTCCACCTCCTTCTCCAAAGCGGCCTTCTCCTCGGCCAGGCGCTGCACCAGGCGGCCTAAGGCCTGGAGCTCCAGGGGGCCCTTTAGGGGCAGGCGGTGGCCCGGGTTGGCCAGGAGAATCTCCGCCTCCTGGCCCAGGGCCCGGGTGGCCGCCAGGTAGCCCAGGAAGAGGGGGTGGAGGAGCGCCCCCAGCGCCAGGGCGAAGAGGAAGGCCACAAAGAGGAGGAGGGGGGCCTTGGCCCGCGCCAGCTCCAGGAGCTCCCGGGCCAGGGCCTCCTCGCCCTGGAGGAGGAGGAAGAGGGCGAGCCCCACCACCCCCCCCACCAGGAGGAGGCCCAGGAGGAGGGCGCCCAAAAAGCGGAAGACCTCCCTCACAAGCCCTCCGAAAGCCTTTGCACTTCCGCCAGCAGGTCCTGGATGCCGAAGGGCTTGGCCATGAAGGCCTCTGCCCCCAGGGCCAGGGCCTTGGCCCGGTCCGCCTCCCGGCCCCGGGCGGTGAGGACCAGGACCCGGGGCTTCCTGCCCTGGGGTAGCCGCTCCAGGACGGCGAAGCCGTCCAGGTCCGGCAGCATCAGGTCCAGGACCAGGAGGTCAAAAGGCCCCTCTTCCAAAAGCCTCAGGGCCTCTGCCCCCGTTCTGGCCAGGGCCACCTCGTGCCCGGCCTTCTTCAGGAGGAACTCCAGGGGCACCAGGATGCTCTCCTCGTCATCCACCACCAGGATCCGCATGGTCCACCTCCAAGGGCAGGGCGAAGGCGAAGCGCGCCCCCTCGCCCGCTTCCAAAAAGACCCGCCCCCCCAGGGCCTCGGCGAGCCTCCGGGCCAGGTAGAGGCCCAGGCCCGTGCCCCCGGCGAAGCTCTGGAAGGGCTCAAAGAGCCATGGCCTCTTTTCCTCGGGCACCCCGGGGCCATCGTCTTGCACATAGAAGAAGGCCTCCCTCCCCAAAGGCGTGAGCTCCAGGATAACCCGGCTATGGGCGTGGCGGATGGCGTTTTGCAGGAGGTTCAGGAGCACCTGGAGGACCCGGTCCCGGTCGGTGAGGGCCTGGACCGCCCCATGGGGCAGGCGGCCTTCCAGAAGCACCCCCCGTTCCCGGGCCAGGGGGGCCACCAGGGCCAGGGCCTCTTGGGCGGGCTCCCGCAGGTCCAGGCGCTGAAGCCTCAGGGGAATCCCCGCCTGGACTTTGGCGTAGGCCAGGACCTCTTCCACCAGGCGGGAGAGGCGGGCCGCCTCCTTGGCCAAGAGGCCGGTGAAGCGCCGCCTCTCCGCCTCCGGCAGGTCCGGATGGGCCTCCAGGATCTCCGCCAGGGCCCGCACCGCGGTGAGGGGGGTCTTGAGCTCGTGGGATATGGCGGCCAGAACCTCGTCCTTGGCCTGGTCCAGGGCCTTCAGGCGCTCGTAGGCCTGGGCGAGCTCCCGCCTCGCCTCCTCGAGGGCCCTGGCGTAGGCCCTAACCTCCTTGGACTCCCGGGCCGCCTCCTCCAGAAGGGCCTCTGGCGGGGCTTTCTCCGTGACGGAAAGGATGAGGAGCCGGGCGGTGGCGGGCCCCAACGCGCCCGCCAGGAGGGCCTCGGCCTTGGCCGCCGCCTGGGGGCCGGGGAGGTCCTGGGCCTCCTTGAGGAAGGCCGCCTCCGCCTCCGGGCCCAGGACCCGGGAGAGGAGGTTGGCCAGCGCCCCCACCTCCCCGGTCCGCCCCTCCACCGGCGCCTCCCTCTTGGTGAAGAGGGAAACCCCCACCACCAGGCCCAGGTTCAGAAGGAGGCTTGCGAAGAAGCCGTGGGTGGTGGCCTCGAGGCCCCGCAGGCCGAGGAGCCCCTCCGGCCTCAGGAGGGGGTGGGGGCCCTCCAGGAAGACCGGGGGGAGCCAGCCCGACCGCGCCAGGGCTGGCAGGAAGAGGGTGTAGGCCCAGAGGAGGATGCCCCCAAGAAGCCCCGCCAAGGCCCCTTCCCGGGTGGCCCCCTTCCAGTAGAGGCCGAGGAGGGCGGCCGGGGCCAGCTGGGCCACGGCGGCGAAGGAGATGAGCCCCATGGCCACCAGGGCGTAGGCCTCCCCCGCCAAGCGGAAGTAGAGGTAGGCCAGGAGCATGACGGCCAGGATGGAAAGCCTTCGCCAGAGGAGGAGGCTTCCCAGGGCCTTGGCCCGGAGGAGGAGAGGGGACAGGAGATGGTTGGAGATCAGGATGGAAAGGGCCAGGGCCTCCACGATCACCATGGCCGTCGCCGCCGAGACCCCCCCCAGGAAGGCCAGGAGGGCCAGAGCGGGCCCCGCTTCCTGGGCCAGGGCCAGGACGAAGAGGTCGGGGTTGGTTTGGGGGAAGTGGATCCGGCCCAGAAGGGCCAGGGGGAGGACGGGCAGGTTGATGAGGAGGAGGTAGAGGGGAAAGGCCCAGGCGGCCAGGGGGAGGTGGCCTGGGTTTACGTTCTCCACCACGCTCACGTGGAACTGCCGGGGCAGGAAGAGGAAGGCCAGGCCCGAGAGGAGGGTGAGGCCCACCCAGTCCAGGTAGCCGGGAAGCCCCTCCGGGGGCAGGAGGAGGGGCCAGAGCTCCGGCCTCTTCGGGACCTCCAAAAAGGGGTTTCCCAGGAAAAGAAGCGCGGCCAGCCCCACCAGGAGGAGGGCGAAAAGCTTCACCGAGGACTCAAAGGCCACGGCCAGGACCAGGCCCTCGTGCCTCTCCGAGGGGTCCAGGCGGCGGGTGCCGAAGAGGATGGCGAAGAGGGCCAGGAAGAGGGTGGTGATGAGGGCCACGTCCGCCATGGGGGCTCTTTCCCCGCTCAGGAAGAGGAAGGCCTGGGCGATGGCCTTGAGCTGCAGGGCCAGGTAGGGGAGGAGGCCCAGCACCAAAAACGCGGCCGCCAGGGTGGCCAGGGGGGCGTGGCCGTAGCGCAGGAAGAGGTAGTCCGCCCAGGAGGTGAGGCGGTGGGCCCGGGCCAGCTCCAAAAGCCTTCCGTGGAGGAAGGGCCAGAGGAGGAGGACCAGGGTGGGCCCCAGGTAGACGGGGAGGAAGGAGGCCCCCTGGGTGGCCGCCCGGCCCACGCTGCCGAAGAAGGTCCAGGCGGTGGCGTAGACGGCCAGGGAGAGGGCGTAGACCCAGGGGCTTTGCACCAAGGCCCTCCCCCGCCTCTCTCCCAGGAGGGCCACCAGGAAGAGGAGGGCCAGGTAGAGGAAGAGGCCGGTGAGGAGGAGGGCGGGGCTCACGGCTTGCGAAAGAACCAGTAGGCCAGGAAGAGGACCAGGCCCCAGGCCAAGAAGAGGTAGAGGTAAAGGGGCGGGAGGCCGAAAGGCCCCCAGGGCGCTAAGGGAAAGAGGGCAAGGGGCATGAGGAAGAGGAAGAAGGCCAGGAAGAAGAGGGCCAGGGCCTTGGCCTTCATCGTAGCTGAAACCGGGCCGCCGTGCTCTCCTGGACTTCCTGGATGGCCCGGAAGCCCTCGAGGGCCCGCCGCCTCTCGCCGGGGCTCAAGGCCTCCCACAGGACGCGGTTTTCCAGAGGGGCCCCCTTCTCCAAGGCCTCCAGCTGGGCCTTCAGCCTCAGGCCGAAGAAGAAGGCGAAGGCCTCCCCCAGGCGCTCCGCCCCCTCCTGGCTCAGGGTGCCTCCCTGGGCGGCGGCCTTGAGCCTCTCCTCGGTGCCCAGGGCCCGGCTTCCCGCCATGAGGGCGTAGAGGCGGGCCAGGGCCACGATGGGGGCCAGGGCGTGCCGCTTCAGGTCCACATACCCCTCCTCGGTGCGCACCCGGCCCAGGAAGCCCAGGGGGGGGCGGAAGGCTAGAGCCGCCTGGGCCAGGTGGTAGAGGAAAACCCCCTTGCGGCTTCCCTCCAGGATGGCCTCCTCCAGGGGCCTTAAGGAGAGCTCCCCGGCCACGGAGCGGAAGTCAAAGAAGATCTGGGTCTCCAGGAGGGCCTGGGGCTCTGGGGCCTCCATCCACTTCCGGAAGGTGGAGAGCCAGTCCTTTAGGGGCATGCGCCAGCGGGTGGCCATGTACCCTCCCTTGCACTCGGGGATGCCCGCCCGGATGAGCCCCTCAACCACGGCCTCCGCCAGGGCCTGGAAGTAGGCCTCGTGCCCCTCCTCCTTGAGCACCAGGGCGTTGTCCTGGTCGGTGAGGAGGGCCTGCTCCCTACGCCCTTCCGAGCCGAAGACCATGAAGCTATAAGGGATGGGGGGCGGCCCCAGGCGGGCCTCGGCCTCCTTGACGAGCCTCCGGATGAGAGCGTCGTTGAGGCCCGCCACCACCCGGCCGATCCCTGTGGGGGGGAGGCCGCTGTGGACCAGGCTCTCCACCAGGCGGGCCACCTCCTCGGCGTAGCGGCTGAGCTCCAGCCGCTCCACCCGCCGGAGGAGGAGGAGGGGACTGATGGCGGGGACCAGGTCGGTGTGGGTCACCACGCCCACCACCTTCGCCCCCTCCAATAGGGGCAGGTGGTGGATCCCCCGCTCCACCATGGCGGCCAGGGCCTCGTAGAGGGGGGTGTCGGCGGGGAGGGCGAAGAGGGGGCGGGTGGCCACCTCCCCCACCGGGGTGGAGGAGGGCCTTTCCTGGGCCAGGACCCGGTTCCGCAGGTCCCGGTCGGTGAGGATGCCCAAGGGCTCCCCCTCCACCAGGAGGCTGGAGACCCCTTCCTGGGCCATCCTCCTGGCCGCCTCGGCCACCGTGGCCCCGGGGGCGATGTAGAGGGGCGGGCGGCGCACGAGCCGCCCCACGGGGGTGAAGAGGTCGGCCCGGACCCCCGCCCTGAGGCGCACCCGGTCTCCCAGCCGGGCGGCGAAGTAACGGGCGGCCTCGGGGTAGGAGAGGAGCCAGAAGAAGACCTCCTTGGGCCAGCGGAGGACCTCCACCCCTTCCTTGGCCACCACCCCCAGGGCCGGGGGCTCCCCCAGGAAGAGGGAGGGGAAGCCGAAGAAGGCCCCGGGGCCCAGGACCTCCACCTCCTCCTCCCCGTCCACCAGGGCCACGCGCCCCCGGGCCACCAGGTAGAGGTGCTGGCTGGGGGGGCCGCCCTGGGCCAGGATGGTGGCCCCCTCCGGGTAGGCAAGCCGCTCCAGGGTGGCCTCGAGGCGGGCCAGGGCCTCTTCAGGCAGGTCCTTTAGGGGTGGGATGGTCTTTAGGTCCATGGTCCGGGGTCAGCCAGGCTATCAGGGGGACGATGTAGGGCAGAGCCACCTGCGCCTGAAACAGGACCACGAGGCCCACCCCCAGGACAAAGGCCGGGGGCAGGAGCACAAAAAGCCGCACCACGCGGCCTAGGCCGGGTGGGGGTAGGGGCCAGATGCGGTGGTAGAGGAGGCCAAGCCCAAGGCCTAAGGCTACTCCCAAGGCGATCTGGAGGAGGATCCAGGGGGTGGGGAAGGGGAAGCCCAGGAGGTAGTGGCCCAGGAGGTAAAAGGC encodes:
- the purD gene encoding phosphoribosylamine--glycine ligase; translation: MKVLVVGSGGREHALLWKAAQSPLVERLYAAPGNAGMEALAERVPWNGEVEALADWALEAGIDLTLVGPEAPLVEGIADAFWERGLKVFGPTQKAAMIEGSKAFAKSLMERYGIPTARYRTFQDPLLALEYLEEVGVPIVVKDSGLAAGKGVTVAFDLHTAKQAVANILNRAEGGEVVIEEYLEGEEATVLALTDGKTVLPLLPSQDHKRLLDGDQGPMTGGMGAVAPYPMDGATLRRVEEEILWPLVRGLEAEGVVYRGVIYAGLMLTREGPKVLEFNARFGDPEAQAVLPLLQSDLVELALKVAEGRLQGTRLSWREGAAACVVLAAPGYPENPRKGIPLHLPEPPEGVLVFHAGTRREGGRLVSAGGRVLNVVGLGKDLKEALERAYAFIPRVGFPGAVYRRDIGRKALARFST
- a CDS encoding DUF294 nucleotidyltransferase-like domain-containing protein → MDLKTIPPLKDLPEEALARLEATLERLAYPEGATILAQGGPPSQHLYLVARGRVALVDGEEEVEVLGPGAFFGFPSLFLGEPPALGVVAKEGVEVLRWPKEVFFWLLSYPEAARYFAARLGDRVRLRAGVRADLFTPVGRLVRRPPLYIAPGATVAEAARRMAQEGVSSLLVEGEPLGILTDRDLRNRVLAQERPSSTPVGEVATRPLFALPADTPLYEALAAMVERGIHHLPLLEGAKVVGVVTHTDLVPAISPLLLLRRVERLELSRYAEEVARLVESLVHSGLPPTGIGRVVAGLNDALIRRLVKEAEARLGPPPIPYSFMVFGSEGRREQALLTDQDNALVLKEEGHEAYFQALAEAVVEGLIRAGIPECKGGYMATRWRMPLKDWLSTFRKWMEAPEPQALLETQIFFDFRSVAGELSLRPLEEAILEGSRKGVFLYHLAQAALAFRPPLGFLGRVRTEEGYVDLKRHALAPIVALARLYALMAGSRALGTEERLKAAAQGGTLSQEGAERLGEAFAFFFGLRLKAQLEALEKGAPLENRVLWEALSPGERRRALEGFRAIQEVQESTAARFQLR
- a CDS encoding response regulator transcription factor codes for the protein MRILVVDDEESILVPLEFLLKKAGHEVALARTGAEALRLLEEGPFDLLVLDLMLPDLDGFAVLERLPQGRKPRVLVLTARGREADRAKALALGAEAFMAKPFGIQDLLAEVQRLSEGL
- the purN gene encoding phosphoribosylglycinamide formyltransferase gives rise to the protein MGPFPLGRPARLAVLASGRGTNLEALMEAFPPGNPLGEVVLVVSDNPEALALERAKRRGVEAVALPWRGRRAFEGEALDLLEARRVDLVLLAGFMRLLSPRFVEPWYGRLLNIHPSLLPDFPGLRVHQRVLEAGEKETGSTVHFVDQGMDTGPILLQGRVPVLPGDTPEVLEARVLRLEHRLYPRAVRLLLLGLAFPPPEGLEGLLGEEAARLFQGLSPKERPLHLRVWALLRAWGMEDLAGPAFLGRAGAWGRGAFLAAHLLAEDHPALRAELLELPEEVREKALAALALVESPS
- a CDS encoding 3'-5' exonuclease, coding for MREVFRFLGALLLGLLLVGGVVGLALFLLLQGEEALARELLELARAKAPLLLFVAFLFALALGALLHPLFLGYLAATRALGQEAEILLANPGHRLPLKGPLELQALGRLVQRLAEEKAALEKEVEARVQEAKALVERERAILSALIAHLPQGVVLANPRGQVVLYNPKAQELLGEGLGIGKSLFGLLDPGLLAHALRLPKERFLTQARGKNLLLQAVPLSEGMGLILEAQKGEEGLDEATLHRLKDKLAGLKALAEILAQEAPPEVRPLAEKAQEAAQELAQLVQALKPPPQAAEVLAQDLLALLAETLEREAGVQPGLALEEEARWLLLRVDTYALGRGLAATLKEAEEVLLEGRALEGFLRLSLLFPHPAPDPHPLLKEAVEKAGGSLWREGHRLILLLPAVKAPSLPAPPGPPPRAEVFDLSLLEVSEALEEAPLEGLLYTAFDLETTGLDPKEDTIIALGAVHLLGSRVLRHEVYEALVDPGRPIPKASTEVHGLTWEMLKGKPKLEEVLPAFRAFLEGSVLVAHNGAFDMAFLRKVGINQPPLVDTLLLAHLLFPDLKDHRLERLAERFGVPVLGRHTALGDALMTAEVYARMIPLLKERGFRTLVQALRACERLPLARLKY
- a CDS encoding MBL fold metallo-hydrolase, with translation MVKVLDLRFQGVERVIASFLLESKEGPILIETGPESAYARLVAALEEAGYAPEEVRHVFVTHIHLDHAGAAWRLAEGGATVYVHPKGAPHLVDPSRLLESARRIYGEMLKPLWGELRGIPEARVRALGDGEVVEVGGLRVQALETLGHASHHHAYLVEGVVFAGDIAGVRIAPGPVLPPTPPPDIHLESWYASIDRLLALRPEALYLTHFGAYEDVEAHLLALREALEAWAGWVLNRLKEGLSPEEMTRRFEAYVREGLARAGLDEAGMRLYELADPPFMNLQGLVRYWQKHHPEALGG
- a CDS encoding ATP-binding protein translates to MSPALLLTGLFLYLALLFLVALLGERRGRALVQSPWVYALSLAVYATAWTFFGSVGRAATQGASFLPVYLGPTLVLLLWPFLHGRLLELARAHRLTSWADYLFLRYGHAPLATLAAAFLVLGLLPYLALQLKAIAQAFLFLSGERAPMADVALITTLFLALFAILFGTRRLDPSERHEGLVLAVAFESSVKLFALLLVGLAALLFLGNPFLEVPKRPELWPLLLPPEGLPGYLDWVGLTLLSGLAFLFLPRQFHVSVVENVNPGHLPLAAWAFPLYLLLINLPVLPLALLGRIHFPQTNPDLFVLALAQEAGPALALLAFLGGVSAATAMVIVEALALSILISNHLLSPLLLRAKALGSLLLWRRLSILAVMLLAYLYFRLAGEAYALVAMGLISFAAVAQLAPAALLGLYWKGATREGALAGLLGGILLWAYTLFLPALARSGWLPPVFLEGPHPLLRPEGLLGLRGLEATTHGFFASLLLNLGLVVGVSLFTKREAPVEGRTGEVGALANLLSRVLGPEAEAAFLKEAQDLPGPQAAAKAEALLAGALGPATARLLILSVTEKAPPEALLEEAARESKEVRAYARALEEARRELAQAYERLKALDQAKDEVLAAISHELKTPLTAVRALAEILEAHPDLPEAERRRFTGLLAKEAARLSRLVEEVLAYAKVQAGIPLRLQRLDLREPAQEALALVAPLARERGVLLEGRLPHGAVQALTDRDRVLQVLLNLLQNAIRHAHSRVILELTPLGREAFFYVQDDGPGVPEEKRPWLFEPFQSFAGGTGLGLYLARRLAEALGGRVFLEAGEGARFAFALPLEVDHADPGGG